A region from the Wansuia hejianensis genome encodes:
- a CDS encoding transketolase family protein has product MTGALTDPRKEFGKAVTELAQKDERIVVFSADSGKSSGFGGFIEQYPDRYYECGIMEQGVIGMAAGMAASGKIPVFCAIAPFVTCRPYEMVRNDLGYMRQNVKIVGRNCGFTYSDLGATHQSLDDFALMRMIPGIAVLAPQDPGEIRQAVKAMIDYEGPVYMRIGNPGIPDLFEETPFEIGRGKVLREGRDLTVVTTGSTTAAAMEAAERLEQEGISSELIGMPTVCPVDEELIRESAVKTGKVLTVEEHYADGGLGTLITEALSEIPGVRVCRHGVPKLYATTGSYEQLLHYYRLDADGIAEAVRKVLA; this is encoded by the coding sequence ATGACAGGAGCATTGACAGATCCCAGGAAAGAGTTTGGAAAGGCCGTGACGGAGCTGGCGCAGAAGGACGAACGGATTGTGGTTTTTTCTGCCGACAGCGGAAAAAGCTCCGGGTTCGGCGGGTTTATAGAACAGTATCCGGACCGCTATTATGAATGCGGAATCATGGAACAGGGCGTAATCGGGATGGCGGCAGGAATGGCTGCGTCCGGAAAAATACCGGTATTCTGCGCGATCGCGCCTTTTGTCACCTGCAGGCCCTATGAAATGGTTCGGAACGACCTGGGGTATATGAGACAGAATGTGAAGATCGTAGGGCGGAACTGTGGATTTACATATTCGGATCTGGGAGCGACCCATCAGAGCCTGGATGATTTCGCACTCATGCGGATGATACCGGGAATAGCTGTCCTGGCCCCCCAGGATCCGGGAGAAATCCGGCAGGCGGTGAAAGCCATGATTGACTATGAGGGTCCGGTCTACATGCGGATCGGCAATCCGGGCATCCCGGATCTGTTTGAAGAAACGCCGTTTGAAATCGGCAGAGGAAAGGTGCTCAGAGAGGGACGGGATCTGACGGTCGTCACCACCGGTTCCACGACCGCCGCGGCTATGGAGGCGGCAGAACGCCTGGAACAGGAGGGGATTTCCTCCGAACTGATCGGTATGCCCACGGTATGCCCTGTAGATGAAGAGCTGATACGTGAATCTGCTGTGAAGACCGGGAAGGTGCTGACCGTGGAGGAACATTACGCGGACGGGGGGCTCGGAACTCTGATCACTGAGGCGCTGAGTGAAATCCCTGGCGTCAGGGTATGCAGGCACGGGGTTCCGAAGCTCTACGCCACCACGGGAAGTTATGAGCAGCTATTACACTATTACCGGCTGGATGCGGACGGGATCGCTGAGGCTGTGAGGAAGGTATTGGCGTGA
- the buk gene encoding butyrate kinase has protein sequence MRLLIINPGSTSTKISVFEEDAEICRKTVVHHSEELKAFPKIMDQLDYRRELILRELKQAGFTMEDFDAVCSRGGLVRHIPSGTYRINDRVIEDLRRCINGEHASNLGPVLAKELGDRVGIPSYFADPIVVDELQELARYSGFAGMERESIFHALNHKSVARKAAAGLGKRYEELNLIVAHLGGGVSVGAHRKGKVIDVFNTREEGAMCMDRGGSVPTSKVIEFCFSGVSKGEARRVLCRESGIYSYLKTREFREVEEKAFAGDSEAMTVFRVFAYQLAKDIGAMGAVLEFQVDGIILTGGIAHSDRLCAEITRYVRELAQVLRMPGEEEMSALAESALRVLHGEEASTY, from the coding sequence ATGAGACTTTTAATTATCAATCCGGGTTCCACTTCCACAAAGATTTCTGTGTTCGAGGAAGATGCGGAGATCTGCCGGAAAACGGTCGTACATCATTCGGAAGAGCTGAAAGCTTTCCCGAAAATCATGGATCAGCTGGACTACCGCAGAGAGCTGATCCTGAGAGAACTGAAGCAGGCGGGATTTACCATGGAGGATTTTGACGCAGTCTGCAGCAGAGGCGGACTGGTGCGCCATATCCCGTCGGGCACCTACAGGATCAATGACCGGGTGATCGAGGATTTGAGGCGCTGCATAAACGGAGAACATGCCAGTAATCTGGGCCCTGTGCTGGCGAAGGAGCTGGGCGACAGGGTGGGAATCCCCTCCTATTTCGCAGACCCCATTGTGGTGGACGAGCTGCAGGAGCTGGCCAGATATTCAGGCTTTGCCGGAATGGAAAGGGAAAGTATCTTTCATGCACTGAATCATAAAAGCGTCGCCAGAAAGGCGGCGGCGGGACTGGGAAAGCGCTATGAAGAATTAAATCTGATCGTTGCCCATCTGGGCGGCGGCGTCTCTGTGGGAGCACATAGAAAGGGAAAAGTGATCGACGTGTTTAACACCAGGGAAGAAGGCGCCATGTGCATGGACCGCGGCGGCAGTGTGCCCACGTCAAAGGTCATCGAATTCTGCTTTTCCGGGGTGAGCAAGGGAGAGGCCAGGCGGGTTCTCTGCCGGGAATCGGGCATTTATTCTTATCTGAAGACCAGAGAATTCCGGGAAGTAGAAGAAAAGGCCTTTGCTGGGGATTCGGAGGCAATGACGGTCTTCCGGGTGTTCGCCTATCAGCTTGCGAAGGATATCGGGGCTATGGGAGCTGTTCTGGAGTTTCAAGTGGACGGCATCATACTCACGGGGGGAATTGCTCATTCTGACCGGCTGTGTGCGGAGATTACCCGGTATGTCAGAGAACTGGCGCAGGTGCTCCGGATGCCCGGCGAGGAAGAAATGAGCGCCCTGGCGGAGAGTGCCCTGCGGGTGCTGCACGGTGAAGAGGCGAGTACCTATTAA